The DNA sequence GATCCTCACAGCTGGATAAAGCTCTGGAAGCATCATGCTAGTCAACCTCATGCGAATAAAATTAATGAATTGGCTGAGAATCGTGAAGAAAAATTCCTGCTTCGATATGGTGGGAAACTTTCTTCCGAGTGGATGCTCGCCAAAATTTATCAAATCCTTGATGAAGCACCACACATTTATGAAAAAACGGATAAGTTTGTAGAAGCAACGGATTGGGTCATTATGCAATTAACTGGAAACTTCCTTCGTAACAGCTGTACTGCTGGATATAAGGCACAATGGCACAAACAGGATGGATTTCCGAGCAAAGAATTTTTTAAAGCTGTTGATCCTCGCCTAGAAGATGTAGTGGAAACGAAGTTGAGCGGAGATGTAGTACCACTCGGAACAAAGGCTGGCGGACTGACTAAGGAAATGGCAGAGTTAACTGGTCTACTAGAAGGGACGGCCGTTGCTGTTGGTAATGTCGATGCCCATGCAGCCGTACCTGCCGTCAGTGTGGTGGATGAAGGGAAGATGGTAATGGCAATGGGAACATCGATTTGCCACATGCTTCTAGGGAAAAAAGAAGTAGAAGTTGAAGGTATGTGTGGGGTTGTAGAAGACGGTATTATACCTGGATACTACGGCTATGAAGCAGGTCAATCTGCTGTAGGAGATATATTTGGCTGGTATGTAGATCAGGGTGTTCCTAAATACGTCTATGATGAAGCAGAAAAAGCTGGGAAAAATGTTCATCAACTTTTAGAAGAAAGGGCTGCTGAATTAGCTCCAGGTGAAAGTGGCATGCTTGCACTAGATTGGTGGAACGGAAACAGATCGGTACTTGTTGATACAGAATTAAGCGGTATGATGCTAGGTTATACTTTGTTAACTAAACCTGAAGAAGTATATCGAGCACTATTAGAATCGACAGCCTTTGGTACTCGTATGATTGTCGATGCGTTCCATGAAAATGGTGTAGCTGTGAATGAATTATATGCTTGTGGCGGACTACCTCAAAAGAATCGATTACTTATGCAGATTTATGCTGATGTGACAAATAGACCAATTAAAGTGGCCGATTCTAAACAAACTCCTGCATTGGGTGCGGCAATGTTCGCGGCAATAGCCGCAGGGTCAGAAAATGGCGGCTATGACGATATTGTAGAAGCTGCTGCAAAAATGGGAAGAGTCAAAGATGAAGTTTTTCTGCCTATTCCTGAAAATGTAAGTCGATATGAAAAAATTTACGAGGAGTATTTCCAATTACATGAGTATTTTGGTCGAGGCACAAACGATGTGATGAAGCGACTTAAAAAAATGCGAGTAACCGACTCAGAATAAGGGAGGATCTTGGGCGATGAAACAGAATAAAAATTATACATTTTGGTTTTTAACAGGAAGCCAGCATCTTTATGGAAAAGAAACACTAGATCAAGTAGAGGATCAAGCTAGACAGGTAGTGGAAGGACTAAATGGAAGCAATTTGCCCTTTGAATTAGTCATGAAGCCTGTAGTTACAACATCCGAGGAAATATACCGGGTCATGGTCGATGCTAATTCAGATGATGCGTGTGCTGGAGTAGTAACATGGATGCACACATTTTCGCCAG is a window from the Evansella cellulosilytica DSM 2522 genome containing:
- a CDS encoding ribulokinase is translated as MGKYAIGIDYGTQSGRAVLVSLADGTEIADHVTEYRHGVMDETLPNKNIKLGYEWALQHPKDYIEVIEKSIPEVLKKSSINPENVVGVGIDFTACTMLPIDEEGVPLCLIEELKDDPHSWIKLWKHHASQPHANKINELAENREEKFLLRYGGKLSSEWMLAKIYQILDEAPHIYEKTDKFVEATDWVIMQLTGNFLRNSCTAGYKAQWHKQDGFPSKEFFKAVDPRLEDVVETKLSGDVVPLGTKAGGLTKEMAELTGLLEGTAVAVGNVDAHAAVPAVSVVDEGKMVMAMGTSICHMLLGKKEVEVEGMCGVVEDGIIPGYYGYEAGQSAVGDIFGWYVDQGVPKYVYDEAEKAGKNVHQLLEERAAELAPGESGMLALDWWNGNRSVLVDTELSGMMLGYTLLTKPEEVYRALLESTAFGTRMIVDAFHENGVAVNELYACGGLPQKNRLLMQIYADVTNRPIKVADSKQTPALGAAMFAAIAAGSENGGYDDIVEAAAKMGRVKDEVFLPIPENVSRYEKIYEEYFQLHEYFGRGTNDVMKRLKKMRVTDSE